In one window of Janthinobacterium sp. 1_2014MBL_MicDiv DNA:
- the traF gene encoding conjugative transfer signal peptidase TraF produces the protein MTRDFFRHARRRWYLYLVLLVIWTLAYVRLFIDATPRLPILFNVTPSLPYLVAVVDYRAKGIRRGDYVVYAFEGAADRIFPGLHHQPFFKIVRGVAGDTVTVRDRHVFVNGEEVGFAKTHTNVKHLRLDPIAEMVIPPSYFYVQGTSPDSFDSRYSINGLVRADAVLGVVIPIF, from the coding sequence GTGACCCGCGATTTTTTTAGGCATGCGCGCAGACGCTGGTATTTGTACCTGGTGCTGCTTGTGATCTGGACACTCGCCTATGTGCGTCTGTTTATCGATGCCACGCCGCGTTTGCCTATTCTGTTTAACGTGACACCCAGCTTGCCCTACTTGGTCGCAGTGGTCGACTACCGGGCGAAGGGCATCCGTCGCGGTGATTATGTGGTCTATGCATTCGAAGGGGCGGCGGACCGCATCTTCCCCGGCCTGCACCACCAGCCGTTCTTCAAGATCGTGCGCGGCGTGGCCGGCGACACAGTGACCGTCCGGGATCGCCACGTGTTCGTCAATGGTGAGGAGGTCGGTTTTGCCAAGACCCATACCAACGTCAAACATCTTCGGCTCGATCCCATCGCCGAGATGGTGATTCCGCCATCGTATTTTTATGTGCAAGGCACCAGCCCGGACAGCTTCGATTCACGCTACAGCATCAATGGCCTGGTACGCGCCGACGCGGTCCTGGGCGTCGTCATTCCGATCTTTTGA
- a CDS encoding TraU family protein yields MNPFKQTAAVLLLLLGASHAEAAPVGTCTGAFPNPITDICWSCILPISLGSVTVGNLGGQEDSANPSSPICSCKVNPVIGLSIGFWEPVRHVEVVRKPFCLVSLGGIDLNPGIPAPEAARATDAGGAQDAFYQAHFYVNPVMYWLKAVADFPCLEAGSFDIAYMTEVDPLWGDDELTLIINPETVLFANPGAVAACAADCVAATAGFGRPELFWCAGCQGGLFPLDGHAAYHVGGVRTAELMMQRLTAKMHRELLTWGMHGQKGLCGPYFLPEMDKTAYKSQLTYPIPATDKELGKCCQPFGRTTIAWGAGKEYPVKGEDFAFMLFRKRNCCVGY; encoded by the coding sequence ATGAATCCATTCAAACAAACCGCTGCAGTGCTCTTGCTTCTCCTCGGCGCAAGCCACGCAGAGGCGGCGCCGGTCGGAACCTGCACTGGCGCCTTCCCGAACCCGATCACGGATATTTGCTGGTCATGCATCCTGCCGATCTCGCTGGGCAGTGTCACTGTGGGCAACCTGGGTGGCCAGGAAGACAGCGCCAATCCGTCCAGTCCGATTTGTTCGTGCAAAGTCAATCCGGTGATCGGCCTGTCCATCGGCTTTTGGGAACCCGTGCGCCACGTGGAAGTGGTGCGCAAACCGTTCTGCCTGGTGTCCCTCGGTGGCATCGATCTCAATCCGGGCATCCCTGCGCCAGAAGCCGCCCGGGCCACGGACGCAGGCGGCGCCCAGGACGCCTTCTACCAAGCCCACTTCTACGTGAATCCGGTCATGTACTGGCTCAAGGCGGTCGCCGATTTCCCCTGCCTGGAAGCCGGTTCTTTCGATATCGCGTACATGACCGAAGTCGACCCGTTATGGGGTGACGACGAGCTGACACTCATTATCAATCCAGAAACGGTTCTCTTTGCCAATCCCGGCGCCGTCGCCGCCTGCGCTGCGGACTGCGTGGCCGCCACGGCGGGATTTGGCCGTCCGGAATTATTCTGGTGCGCCGGCTGCCAGGGAGGTCTTTTCCCGCTCGATGGCCACGCGGCCTACCACGTGGGCGGGGTGCGCACCGCCGAACTGATGATGCAGCGCCTTACCGCCAAGATGCATCGAGAACTGCTGACATGGGGCATGCATGGCCAGAAAGGGCTGTGCGGTCCGTACTTCCTGCCGGAAATGGACAAGACGGCCTACAAATCCCAGCTGACGTATCCGATTCCGGCCACCGACAAGGAACTGGGCAAATGCTGCCAGCCTTTTGGCCGCACCACCATCGCCTGGGGAGCGGGCAAGGAATACCCCGTCAAGGGCGAAGATTTTGCGTTTATGTTGTTTCGAAAAAGGAACTGCTGTGTTGGCTACTAA
- the traW gene encoding type-F conjugative transfer system protein TraW: MMALLEPTPATWGFHSLPCGEPAVRALSILLLASSLTGARAKAEELAAIGPTYSLAEQNLLEMIAQRLRALEESGQLHALQELAIAKGRAAVANPAPVAGLTPAKAPRTVYVDPTYVLDKNILDAQGRVLFPAGTRTNPLAITSMSRKLLFFDARDPAQARMARSLLQRDGARIRPVLVGGSYLELMKQWKTRIYFDQQGRLVGRFGIQHVPALVYQEGMRLRIDEMVAK, translated from the coding sequence ATGATGGCATTGCTTGAACCCACACCTGCGACATGGGGCTTTCACAGCCTGCCATGCGGTGAGCCGGCCGTGCGCGCCTTGTCGATCCTGTTGCTGGCCAGTAGCCTCACGGGAGCACGGGCAAAGGCCGAGGAACTGGCCGCGATCGGGCCGACGTATTCGCTTGCCGAGCAAAACTTGCTCGAGATGATCGCCCAGCGCCTGCGTGCGCTGGAAGAGAGCGGCCAGCTTCACGCACTGCAGGAGCTGGCGATCGCCAAAGGCAGGGCGGCCGTGGCCAACCCGGCGCCGGTGGCAGGTTTGACGCCGGCGAAGGCACCACGAACCGTCTATGTTGATCCCACCTATGTGCTCGACAAGAACATCCTCGATGCACAGGGTCGCGTCCTGTTCCCCGCAGGCACCCGTACCAACCCGCTCGCGATCACGTCCATGTCGAGAAAACTGCTGTTTTTTGACGCGCGCGATCCGGCACAGGCAAGGATGGCGCGCAGCCTGCTCCAGCGCGATGGCGCGCGGATCAGGCCGGTACTCGTCGGCGGCTCCTATCTGGAGCTGATGAAACAGTGGAAAACGCGGATCTACTTCGATCAGCAGGGCCGATTAGTAGGGCGCTTTGGCATCCAGCATGTTCCGGCCTTGGTGTACCAGGAAGGCATGCGCCTTCGCATTGATGAAATGGTGGCGAAATGA
- the trbC gene encoding type-F conjugative transfer system pilin assembly protein TrbC, giving the protein MAGLVSLFLAQAVAAQAIPTITDADIERAKKLQPVITEQDIARAMHTHPMPQDPPPGPTSTTPRMRIDVLPQPRATPPVDLGAMAKGYEAASNPISLAALNGDRLLVFVTFAMPEAALYKLAMQAAQLQATLLLRGLDDGSLVKTVVHVQKIMGERKVAWQIDPQAFDRFAVRQAPTFVLLSAGAPAQACGAGSCFAPDAYVRVAGDVSLEYALKTIQQRAPRFADSAGRFLDKMGK; this is encoded by the coding sequence ATGGCAGGGCTCGTTTCTCTGTTCCTGGCCCAGGCCGTGGCGGCGCAGGCGATACCAACGATTACCGACGCGGACATCGAACGCGCCAAAAAGCTGCAGCCGGTCATCACCGAGCAGGATATCGCGCGCGCCATGCACACCCATCCCATGCCGCAAGACCCGCCGCCAGGGCCTACTTCCACTACGCCACGGATGCGGATCGACGTCTTGCCGCAGCCTCGCGCAACGCCACCCGTCGATCTGGGCGCCATGGCCAAAGGCTACGAAGCGGCATCTAACCCGATCTCGCTTGCCGCGTTGAATGGCGACCGGCTGCTGGTCTTTGTGACCTTCGCTATGCCGGAAGCTGCGCTGTACAAGCTGGCAATGCAAGCCGCACAGCTGCAGGCGACCCTGTTACTACGGGGCCTGGACGACGGATCACTGGTCAAAACCGTGGTGCATGTCCAAAAAATCATGGGCGAGCGCAAGGTGGCATGGCAAATCGATCCGCAGGCATTTGACCGCTTTGCCGTACGCCAGGCACCGACCTTCGTTTTACTCAGTGCCGGCGCACCCGCCCAGGCCTGCGGGGCAGGGAGTTGTTTCGCACCGGATGCCTATGTCCGCGTCGCCGGCGACGTCTCGCTTGAATACGCGCTTAAAACCATCCAGCAACGCGCACCGCGCTTCGCCGACAGCGCCGGCCGCTTCCTGGACAAGATGGGGAAATAG
- the traN gene encoding conjugal transfer protein TraN: MRRLIALTTACCLSSMQPAIVLAQVNQDLAGATAANQAARASVTTQSATAHVPGYTLSPPETVYHGKSNLKSDASTHLAACALTPGDPACAAQVGALNSANTPRPPVLATDPSIAAAQAIARDPLSAETTLAAYTTGCPAGATCAPKTFCLGTQCFSTSYTNDVDFAQVMTYMEAVREAGVYLDPKTMTLFNGEGNTCRNRLLKNCCYTDGAGAHFTNQSLFGIGSRLVFDILMNSGNREFITQGAKALLTSGGFSGSYTTFGVTVAVNGTALPAGSVTLATTEHLAIAFNPWSLAMTAVMYIAVSMMSCNAGEGKLAMKEGAQLCHTIGTWCSSCIRVLGKCVACIEHTTSKCCFNSRLARMINEQGRAQLGIGWGAPKNPACSGFSVDQLQSIDFAKLDLTEFYASIVPTLPNLAAIKDAAGQRAPSCYLGRGKC, encoded by the coding sequence ATGCGCCGCCTGATCGCCTTGACGACCGCCTGCTGCTTGAGCAGCATGCAGCCTGCCATTGTCCTGGCGCAAGTCAACCAGGATCTGGCCGGCGCCACGGCTGCCAACCAGGCCGCCCGGGCCAGCGTCACCACCCAGAGCGCCACTGCCCACGTGCCCGGCTATACCCTGTCGCCACCCGAAACCGTCTACCACGGCAAGAGTAACCTCAAAAGCGATGCCAGTACCCACCTGGCGGCCTGCGCCCTGACACCCGGCGACCCGGCCTGCGCGGCGCAAGTGGGCGCCCTGAACTCGGCCAACACGCCGCGCCCGCCCGTGCTGGCCACCGATCCGAGTATCGCCGCCGCGCAAGCGATCGCCCGCGATCCCTTGAGTGCCGAGACGACGCTGGCCGCGTACACCACCGGCTGCCCCGCTGGCGCTACTTGTGCGCCAAAAACGTTCTGTCTCGGTACGCAATGTTTCAGTACGAGTTATACGAATGACGTCGATTTTGCGCAGGTCATGACTTATATGGAGGCCGTGCGCGAGGCCGGCGTCTATCTCGATCCGAAGACGATGACTTTGTTTAATGGCGAGGGTAATACCTGCCGCAACCGGCTCCTCAAAAACTGCTGCTATACCGATGGCGCCGGGGCCCACTTTACTAACCAGTCCCTGTTTGGCATCGGCTCGCGCCTGGTATTCGACATCCTGATGAACAGTGGCAACCGCGAGTTCATTACGCAAGGCGCCAAGGCACTGCTGACCAGTGGCGGTTTCAGCGGCAGTTATACGACGTTTGGTGTGACGGTGGCCGTCAATGGCACGGCGCTGCCAGCGGGATCGGTCACGCTGGCGACTACCGAACACCTGGCGATCGCGTTCAATCCCTGGAGCCTGGCGATGACTGCGGTGATGTACATCGCGGTCTCGATGATGTCGTGCAACGCCGGCGAGGGCAAGCTGGCGATGAAGGAGGGCGCCCAGCTATGTCACACCATCGGCACCTGGTGCAGCTCCTGCATCCGCGTATTAGGGAAATGCGTGGCGTGCATCGAGCACACGACCTCCAAATGCTGTTTTAACTCGCGCCTGGCCAGGATGATCAACGAACAGGGGAGGGCGCAGCTGGGCATAGGGTGGGGCGCGCCAAAAAATCCTGCCTGTTCCGGCTTTAGCGTGGATCAATTGCAAAGCATCGACTTCGCAAAACTGGATCTGACCGAATTCTATGCCTCGATCGTGCCGACGCTGCCCAACTTGGCGGCAATCAAGGACGCTGCCGGCCAGCGCGCGCCAAGCTGTTATCTGGGGAGAGGGAAATGCTGA